A region from the Mya arenaria isolate MELC-2E11 chromosome 2, ASM2691426v1 genome encodes:
- the LOC128203345 gene encoding galactosylceramide sulfotransferase-like translates to MSLNNNSIRTLIGSVGVVMLVLTVMSVSVMHREFFTSATKPEQLLDSLNIRKEYTIKTDGLTRNEGAKPTPVTHVGFLKVHKAASTTTQAIFLRFGWRRNLTFVLPFEYNNCGYPNVISTNESVTKYNTIMAGNGTQFDILCHHVLYGDREWSSVLHTDSFLVGTVREPFSHFKSILNYFRPLIMRQLKNESPDPVAKFLNSPKEFDAKDPRYSLLNNRMAIEYGVDPEIVKSRDVRKFNEYLHNVLDRKFSVVIPAKRFDEGLILMKRRLNWALNDIMYAMKNVRGEKEEVAFPVSENLRELYEEHSLFDYMIYDFFLAKFQRQVEAEGQSFARETEHFKQVRKEVEEFCHNRSEESRTEIIIPESEFNEKFIMDRSDCKIMHMGEIEFTQEIRKRQYGSADWTQDKQIEWRRKQNQHTA, encoded by the exons ATGTCTCTAAACAACAATTCTATACGGACGCTTATTGG GAGTGTGGGCGTTGTCATGCTGGTGCTAACGGTTATGTCAGTAAGTGTGATGCATCGGGAATTCTTCACTTCAGCTACAAAACCTGAACAGCTGCTGGATTCACTTAATATCCGCAAGGAATACACCATAAAAACAGATGGTTTAACCAGAAATGAAGGTGCGAAGCCCACTCCGGTTACTCATGTCGGTTTCTTAAAGGTTCACAAGGCAGCGAGCACGACAACGCAGGCGATATTTCTACGATTTGGATGGCGAAGGAACCTAACGTTTGTACTGCCATTTGAATACAACAATTGCGGTTACCCAAATGTGATCAGTACGAACGAGTCTGTCACGAAATATAACACCATTATGGCGGGAAATGGTACACAGTTCGACATCCTGTGCCATCACGTGTTGTACGGCGACCGCGAGTGGTCATCTGTCTTACACACTGATTCTTTTTTGGTAGGAACAGTGCGGGAGCCGTTCTCCCATTTCAAGTCCATCCTGAACTATTTCAGGCCTTTAATTATGCGGCAACTTAAAAATGAAAGCCCCGATCCTGTCGCTAAGTTTCTAAACTCGCCGAAAGAGTTTGATGCAAAAGATCCACGATATTCTCTATTGAACAACAGAATGGCTATAGAGTACGGCGTGGATCCTGAGATAGTTAAGTCGCGAGATGTACGGAAATTCAATGAATATCTGCACAACGTCTTAGATAGGAAGTTTAGTGTTGTCATTCCAGCTAAACGGTTTGATGAAGGATTGATCTTAATGAAGAGAAGACTAAATTGGGCTTTGAACGACATCATGTACGCTATGAAAAACGTTCGAGGTGAAAAAGAGGAAGTCGCTTTTCCTGTATCAGAAAACCTCAGGGAACTATATGAGGAGCATTCACTATTTGATTACATGATTTATGATTTCTTTCTTGCTAAGTTTCAACGGCAGGTCGAAGCGGAAGGGCAGTCTTTTGCAAGGGAAACGGAACATTTTAAACAGGTAAGGAAAGAGGTAGAAGAATTTTGCCATAATAGGTCGGAGGAAAGCAGAACAGAAATTATTATACCTGAAAGTGAATTCAATGAAAAGTTCATAATGGACAGAAGTGATTGTAAGATTATGCATATGGGTGAGATCGAATTCACTCAAGAAATTCGCAAAAGACAATATGGGTCCGCAGACTGGACACAAGATAAGCAGATTGAATGGAGAAGAAAGCAAAACCAACATACGGCATGA